TCACCCCCAGAAGCAAAATTTCTGCCTCCGTCTATAATATTGAGGTAAATTCATTTTCCCAGTAGAACAAAAGcgtgaaattttgtagaaaagtAGAACTTCATGGAAACACATTATGTCAAATAGCTTGTAAAACCGTTGCATCCATATACCTACTGGTATGTCTAACACAGATTAAAAAAGGGCTGGCAAAGCAATGGGCAAGCACATCCGTCAAGAACTGAAAGATACTCTTAAACCCCGTAAATGAAGAATGGACAGACCAACAGCATATCCCTGATATCGAAAACTACCAAAAACAACTTCACCTGCTCACAATGTTGGTATAGTCAGTCAGCTAATTTCTCAGATTCAATAATTATAGTTTTTATTCTGGATTCATAGCAAAGGGAAATGCGTGACTTGCGTGAGGTTTTCCCCGAAATTGTGAAAGGAGAACGACCAATACCTAGTTAGGTCTCGAGTTATTTTCATGGCattaaaatatttgactaagtCCTGAATAAGTAGCAGTAGTTTCTGTATTCAAACTTCAACTTTCGCTATTAGTTTTAGTAAAGATGGAGGCTGCTGGCTTCCTGGTGATGCTTGCCATTTTGTTGGTTTCATCGTCATCATTTTCTTATGCTTATGATAACAATCCTTTACAGGATTTCTGCGTTGCCGTGCCCGATACGTCAGCAGCTGGTAAGTCCATTTCCAAGCTACAATTTTGAACATGTTTCATTTGGTGGGATTTTCACCTGGGAAGTTCACCTTTCTGGTCTGCCATTGCAAAGTCACCAAAATGTTCAGGTTGATGAAAAACTGTATTTTAGGATCTGATGCCTTGACAATTTTCAAGACCATTCGGATTGAATCATGTCAAGTTGATGGCTTAAGCAATTATCCAAACCCCActaatttgcaaaatttttgtAAGAAATGTCCCTGTTTTAGTGATTTGATTACAATTGTCATAAAATTATGAAGTAAACAAGCTTAATCCTTTTACTTTAAGTAGTATACCAATAACTGCTCAGTAATTCGAGTCAATAGAGGCTTCTTTATGCTTTTCGTATGAGGTGTTTGGTTTCGTATTCTTGAAGCAAAACTGAATCGGAGTTGAAGTCATAAATTCTATTATACATGGGTTTTGGTCCATTATAGTTGCATATTTGATTTGGAATTATAATGGATTTCATTCTATTAAAGAGTTAATCAATTTGAAATTCACAATATAAGTGGAAAATAATGAAGGGTAAGACTTAATATTTTCATTCTCATAATTGAATGATTCCTATACTAATCTTATAAACAATAGGTATTGATATCATAATTTTGATGCCAATTTCTACCTCTCCTAGCCACTTAACAAACACCCACTTAAGCTACTTGATGAGTGCATAACTTTTACTATTGAATATCATCGAGAATACCCGTTAAAAGATGATCCTACCTTCTTCACTCCAAactttcatatataaatttatgtTCTACTGCATGTAATTATGTGCTATTTGGGTTCAAACTCATTCAAATGTCGTAAAAATTAAATTGATAATCCAACAAAACggaatttattaaaaaaatgtcCTGTATTTTGACATCGGAAACAAAATTAGGCAACAAAACACTATttttaaaatcaagaaataatatTTACCAAACATGTTAAATGTACTTGTCTTCTAGAAGTAATTTTTTTAGTAAAAGTCCTAAATCCAAGAATATCAAACTCAAACCACAATTGGATCTTTGCTGGGCTTGGTAATGAAAGGGATTCTGGCCCAAAATTTTTTTGCGGTGCCCCACTGGCTGTCCTTCACAAGGGGAGAACAAGCTGCAACCATTGATGCAGATACTTCATGTATCTGTTTTCTCTGCAGAGTATTAACTCTTTGAACCATACAGCAATTAAGCATCAAACTAGGCACAACCCAACCATGTCTGCAATTGTTTAACAAAAACAAGTAACGTGCTAGTTCCTCTTTTTCGTTTCCATTCTGCTTCATATTTTCACAGTTATGTGTGTAATTGGAATTGTAAGAAGCGAATTTAAGCTAAATTTTACATAAATTATTGATCTTGATTCTTATGCAGTGTTTGTGAATGGAAAGATCTGCAAGAACCCAAAACAGGTAACAACTGACGATTTCGTCGCTACGGGCTTCAACAATCCAGCAAGTACCAACAATTCCTTAGGATTTGGGGTAAAGGTGGCTGATGTTAATCTAATACCCGGCCTCAACACTCTCGGTCTCACTGTACTTCGTGTTGACTTTGAGCCAGATGGTGTTGTTCCTCCTCACACACATCCTCGTGCTACTGAGGTCATCGTGGTATTGGAAGGTACAATCTATGCTGGTTTTGTCACCTCCAATCCAACTGATAACACAAAAAATAAGTTGTTCGCTAAGATTTTGAAACCTGGAGATGTCTTTGTCTTCCCAATTGGCCTAGTTCATTTTCAAAGAAATGTGGGGGAAACAAAGGGCATGGGAATTGTGGCCTTTAATAGCCAAAATCCCGGTGTCATCACAATTGGAAATGCAGTTTTTGGGACAGACCCGCATATTGCTCCTGAAGTCCTCACTAAATCATTTCAGCTGGACAAGAAAGTAATCGAGTACCTCCAGTCGAAGTTCTAGAggaaccaatttttttttcatcgtATGAGGGTAATCCTTTGTTTTCCTCCCCATTCAAAATAGACtgatgttggatatgtctatgtTGTAAACTTTTCTTTATACTTTAACTTTCGTATCGCtgcatacatttttcttagatTATTTTTAGTTTGGTGTTTTCTTTGACCGTGACATGGCAAATCAATGTAACAATTATCGAATACAATGATGCGTATTTTAACTAATTTTCGAGAGCGTGTTCTTTGATAACATTTAGGGTCCATAAGGATAAAGAGATTTAGATGCTTTATTCGGTTGATGATTATGGCACCTCAGATGTAAATTTTGAGAAATCGAAACTTCTGAGGTTGGAAATACTCATAAATTTTTTAACCCATTGCCAGATCTAGTTGTGACAGGGTATAGCAATCCATTGGTTATTGCCCCGGCAAAGCAACTTAAAGGAGCGCAAATTGTTTGATATGAGCTTTATTTTTAAAACGTAATAAAAATTGGCTCGATCGAAACGGTTAAAACAATACCAAACACAAGTATTAACCCAAAAATGAACAGCATTACCAAATGAAACCACTTAACAAATGAAGCACAAAAGTCACACTAAGCAAACAAAGCAAAACTAAAGGTTAATATGAGGAAATCTAaagagtagaagagataagatAGCATCAAGAGTAGTTTGGTTTAGCGCCTACATCCACTAGTCAAAAGCCCTCCTCCTCGCATAATTTTGGGAACCAATCCATTAATAGATTTAGCAATTTTTCTTATTCTATTTTGCCAAAATTCCAAGAAAAGCAaactttatttctttttgtaatgGCTAATGTCATGTCCTGTACCTAGAACATAACACTATCGTATCCTGTGATTAATTCACAAGGCACAAGGTACAAAGCtaaacaaatttaaattccaTCAAATACCAAATACAATTCCTTGCATATTCAACATTTCCTTCACGACTAAAGGAGATATCATTTCACAAGTTCACCACAAATATATAATCAACCATTTTCAAATACTTACATAACTAAGCAAATGTcgaaaattaaatataaatttcCATTCCATTATTGCAATCATTTCTCCATTAGAATCAAAGTCTAAATGTCCCAAATCCTTGACTTGAACCTCTTTAAATGCTATAATCTCTGTAAATTATAATAAGCAGAGTGAGCAATAACTTGCTTAGTAAGTAGCACGTGTACTTCTTTATTAGCTTAAGCACGTTATTATACAAAATATAGTTCAAATATTTGTTGATACTtatatgcatgcatgcatgtatgtatgtgtgtgcatgcatgtatgtatgtatatatacaaacaaacatacatacatatgtacatacatacatatatatgtatgtatgtacatatgtatgtatgtatacatatatatgtatgtctGTATCTATGTATGGCCAAGACATGATCATCATCGATATTTCAAATACAATGCATGCATTACAATGTTTATAATCATAAATGAGCTCATGATATAAAGTTACCTAATGGCCTTGAATGTCTAGTTTTTTTTAGCAAAGTCCTGATCACGGGAAGGGGATGCCAGCCCCACCTTTTATTAGAGAGTGTAAAAAGAAATACAGAGATCTAGAGAAAAGCAAAGGCAGCCCCTAGGGGATGGATCTAATTCCTTACAGCACATAGTCGTACAAACGGAACTAACTGCCTGTCCAAGATGAAGGCAGACCGAGCCCTCCCTGGAAGAGATGCGTCGGATGAAAAAATAACATCAAACTTCAAATTCGACAAGGCGAGCGCATCCGTAACCGAATTAGCTTCCTGGAAGACATGAACTAAAGAAGCTTCCATCTCGGCCGATAACAacttcaaattttggatcacaTTACAAAGGGGCCAACGTGATGAACCGCTTGACGAAACCACACGTACCAACATACTAGAGTCCACCTCAGCCACAAAGTTCATCATGTTGCATTCCTGACAAAGCCATAGGCCTGCCAATAGAGCCAACGTCTTCGCCATAACGACATCACACTCACCGAACTCTTTGTAGAAAGCAAAGACTAAATCACCTTTTGCTGACCATACCAGACCACCCCCAAAGTCACCCCTTACAGTGCATCTAtattcaacttgaaggaatgtTCAGGAGGCTTCTTCCACATAACGACGCAGGAACGCACTCTTTTCCACAAGATATTCGCATGATTAGCCCACATACAGTCAGAGTCGCCTATAAAGAAATGTTGTTTCAATAGCCTACCTACTTCCAATTGCTCAATGAGGTTGCAGACCTGGAAAATTATTTGCTCAGACGACATAACCACACCCTCAAAGCAGGCTCGATTCCTTGCCTTCCAAATGAACCACAGCACTAGCAATGGGATAACAACACAAATGTGATTCCTCTTCACAAACCAgtgagagaaaaaccaagaggCCAGCGTCATGGCAATCCCATTCCCCTGAAGTGAGATTCCAAACAAGTTACCAAAATAACGCCACACTACAGATGCAATCGGACCATGGATGAAGAGATGACCACCTAACTCCACCGCAGAGGCAAAACAACAGCTTCTTGATACCAAAACCATTCCCTTGTACTGTATACGATCATCCAATGGAAGCCATCCCCTCAGCAGTCGCCATGCAAAGAACGAGATTTTTACAGGAACCACTGGACTCCAAATCAACGAGATGACTAACAACACGTTCCTCTTCAACTGAACTTGCTCCCAAGTAGAAGACACCGAGAAGTCTCGTGTGGGTGATGCCGCCCATATCATCTAATCTTTATACCCTGGAAAAATGCGCAACTTCAGCACCATAAACAAATATTGCGTCGAGAGTAAATGAGTAAGCCGGGGCATATCCCATCTATTAGAGCCATATAATTGACCCACCAATAAATGGGGTTTGTCAGGCCCTAACACCAACGTAGTGAGGGAGGTATCTGTACACCATCTGTCATACCAAAAATCCACCAAGCCCTCCCCTAGACACCAATGGATATTAGCTTCCGCCACATCCCTAATCTCTATCAAATGACGCCACGAAGCCAACGGCTGGTCGACCATGACTAACAGGGGATATCTCTCTTTCACATACTTGCAGTGCATAAACGTCGCCCAGATTGACTCGTCTTGCCTCAATTTCCTCCAGAGTTTGCAAAAGAAAGCCTTTGCCATATCATCAAAAGAACGGGAGCCCAACCCATCTTCTCCCAATGGCTAGCAAACTTTCTCCCAAGCTACCCAGTGAATCCGCCTAGATTCCATGGAGCTATCCCAAAGAAAGGAGTTACAAATTCTCCCCAACATGGCAATCATCGCCAATGGCAACTGAAGAACCTATAACAAGTATAAGGGAAGGGAGCTCAAAACGTGGCGAATGTGGATGATCTTGCCTACCATTGACAACAATTTTGAGCTCCAGTGGAATAATCCGTGATGCAGCTTGGATAGCAATCTACATCAAAAGCAGCACAAGTAATACAACCCTTGATCAATGGGACCCCCAATTACGTGAGTGGAAAGCGTTGCTCATTAAAGCCAAGGATTGAGCACACTATCTTGACGTGTTCATCCGTCATTCTAGAGGATGGAGCAAAGGAACTCTTGGCCACATTCACCTTCTGTCCTGAACAAGATTGATAGAGATCCAAAAAATCCCAGACCGATGTCAAAGCCTCAAGAGAGCATCTGGTAAAGATAATCAATGTCATCCACAAAAGCTAAGTACGAGACTTACGATCCCACCGAGATGAAGAAACGGCCACTCCTGGATTCAAAGAGATGCTGGATGCCTCTACCTAGAAATTCCGTCACAATAGAAACAACGCTGGAGACAGTGGATCCCCTTGTCGAACCCCTTGAAAAGACTTGAAAAAATCAGAAGGTTCCGCATTGATTAACACCGAGAACCAAGAGTTGGAGAACGTTCGAAATAACAAATCCACCACACTTTCTTCAAACCCGAATTGCCTgagtataaataacaaaaatgacCAATCCACTGAATCATACGCTTTCTCCATGTCCAACTTCAAGACCAAATTCGGGTCAACTAACCTTCTATCAAGGTCAAGGAGTAATTCCTGGGCCAACAAAATAATATTCAAAATGACACGGTCTGGACGAAG
This sequence is a window from Coffea eugenioides isolate CCC68of chromosome 7, Ceug_1.0, whole genome shotgun sequence. Protein-coding genes within it:
- the LOC113777215 gene encoding germin-like protein subfamily 1 member 7, encoding MEAAGFLVMLAILLVSSSSFSYAYDNNPLQDFCVAVPDTSAAVFVNGKICKNPKQVTTDDFVATGFNNPASTNNSLGFGVKVADVNLIPGLNTLGLTVLRVDFEPDGVVPPHTHPRATEVIVVLEGTIYAGFVTSNPTDNTKNKLFAKILKPGDVFVFPIGLVHFQRNVGETKGMGIVAFNSQNPGVITIGNAVFGTDPHIAPEVLTKSFQLDKKVIEYLQSKF